The genomic interval CTATCGCTCCCTCGTCCTGAGGGACATcacagggctcaggactgggatagcagaggggcaCTACAGGGGCCCTGTGGGACTTGGGCTTGGAGGAACAGGGGCTGTGGGCAGGATCAAGGAGCATTGCAGTGGACCTGATAGAAGCCAGTCTCTGGGTGCGGCATCAGTGGGAGCAATGCTTGAGGACTGAGGAACAGGAGTTTCTGTCACTGTGGCTAAGAGTCATGATCTGTTCTGTTCAGCCAACCCAGAAGCAGTGTGTGCCTCTAATTCGTGGCAGGTCATGTCTGTCCAGGGAGCCTGGATTCTAAAAGAGCCCATGGAATTTCACACTGTGCATGTAGTTAGGGTTGGGCCCACCCTGATTTCTAGTTCTCTGAGTTTGGGGCTGTTAGGACCTAGGGTTTGGTTCAGCTCATGATAGAGAGAAGAGCCAGTGAcaaaatccagatctggatctaCATCCTGACACTtcaccccatccccgccccccccacaggGTTGTTTTGCTGTGGGCTTGCCAGCACTTGGGCCCATCAGCAGTATCAGTGCATACAGCAAAGGCTTGTCGTCacgtgcccccctgccccccatgctctggatgGCTGACTTAGCTTCTCTCTCTGTCGCCCTCTGCAGGCCTGAAGCACCGACGAGAGGTGGCAGGGAAGAGCGCCATCTTCAGTGGGGAGCAGTTTGTCCTGGAGGAGACGGACTGGTACCTGCTGAACCTCTTCCGGCTCTGGTGGCACTATGGAATCAGCTTTCTGCGCCTGCAGATGTGGGTGGAGGAGGTGATGGAGAAGTTCATGAGGTATGGGACAGCTCGGCAGCGTCACTGcttcggggaggggagggagagggtgtggcCTTCCCCCTCTCGGCCCCAGGCTGGATGCTATGCCCGATCCCCCAAGGGACTCGGTCACCAGGTGGCCAAGATGAGAGAGGCTCGGTACAGGGGCCAGGATGGGTGTGTGCGCTGCTCCTGACTCCCTTTCTACTCACTTCCTGCAGGATCTACAAGTACCAGGCACATGGCTATGCCTTCTCCAACCTGGAGGAGCTCCTGCGCTCACTGGGTGGCGAAACCTTCATCAACATGACGCAGCGCTCTGTGGCCGAGTCCCTGCTGGAGGTGGGCGTCACGCAGCGCTTCATTGACGACGTCATCTCAGCCGTCCTGCGCTCCAGCTACGGCCAGTCAGTGCTTGTGCCCGCCTTTGCAGGTGAGGCCCGGTTGGTCATGCCAGTGCCGCCTTCATTCTCTGCCCTGCAAGGGCCCCAGGAGCCTCCTTGGAgccagcagctggtgctgctcAGTGGACTCGGGGACGCTCTGCCATTGGGACATCTGAAGCCAAAGACAAGCATGCATCTCCCCCGGGAGCAGGCGTCCTGGGGAAATGCGTCCCTTCCGCAAATGGAGTCTAATCCCCACTGTTCCTTTTCCCAGGGGCCATGTcgctggcaggggctcagggcaataCGTGGGCTGTGGAAGGCGGCAACAAGCTGGTATGTTCGGGTTTGCTGAAGCTAACTAAAGCCAACGTGATCCAGGCCAGGGTGACAGGTGTCTCTCTGCACAGCTCAGGTGAGCCAGCTGGGCCTTCTGGCTCCTACCtgcttggggtgtggggaggggaagtgaaCACTGGGGATTGTATATCTGCCAGTGGGGGGCTGAGTCTGTAGGGCTAGGGGCCTCAGTGGGGTAGGGATATCTCTAGGACTAGTGTATTCCCCTCTTGCCTCTGGATTGAGGGGCATGAGCAGAGCAATGCGGGAAAGCAGAGAGCAGAAAATAGCAGATCTGATGGCAGGATGAGGCAGGCCGAGAGGCCTCAGATTCCCTTCTCTgccatcccccagccctctgcctttgctatttccccctgctctgcccattTGCGTCTGTTAGGTTTGGGTGGATGCCTTCTCCCTGTGCTGTCATGGTATCGTAAAGCATCAATGTGAGGGTGCCTGGGATGGGTCATGCTGAGAATGCCACACACAGGGCAGACactccccaaaactggtggtttattctagggctgtcaagcgattaaaaaaattaatcgcaattaatcactcaatttaaaaaaaataattgcactgttaaacaataatagaataccatttatttaagtatttttggatatttttctacattttcaaatatattgatttcaattacaacacagaatagaaagtgtacagtgctcactttatatttcttttttattacaaatatttgcatggtaaaaaaacaaaagaaatagtatatttcaattcactcACTACACTAATACaaatattgtagtgcaatctctttataatgaaagttgaacttacaaatgtagaattatgtacaaaaaataactgcattcaaaaataaaacaatgtaaaactttagaacctacaaatccactcagtcctacttcagccaattgctcagacaaacaagtttggttacagtttgcaggagataatgctgcccacatcttgtttacaatgtcacctgaaagtgagaacaggtgttcgcatggtactgttgtagccggcatcgcaagatatttatgtgccaaatgcgctaaagattcatgtgtcccttcatgcttcaaccaccattccagaagacgtgtccatgttgatgacgggttctgctcgataacgatccaaagcagagcagacggACGCATTCTCATTTTCATCAGCTGAGTCatgtgccaccagcagaaggttgattttcttttttggtggttcgagttctgtaggttctgcatcagagtgttgctcttttaagacctctgaaagtatgctccacacctcatccctctcagatttgggaaggcacttcagattcctaaaccctgggtcgagtgctgtatctatccttagaaatctcacaaccttctttgcgttttgtcaaatctgctgtgaaagtgttcttaaaacgaacttGTGCTgggtccaggggcggctctagcttttttgctgccccaagcatggaaggcaggcagccttcggcggcttgcctgcgggaggtccaccagtcccgcggctttggcgtacccgccaccgaattgccgccgaatccacgggaccagcggacctcccgcaggcatgccaccaaagactgcctgactgccgccctcgcagggaccggcagagtgccccccgtggcttgccgccccaggcacgtgcttggagtgctggtgcctggagccaccgctggctgggtcatcatccaagattgctataacatgaaatatatggcagaatgtgggtaaaacagaacaggagacattcaattctcccccaaggagttcagtcacaaatttaattaacacattatttttttaatgagcatcatcaacatggaagcatgtcctctggaatggtggccaaagtatGACGGGGCATAttaatgtttagcacatctggcgtgtaaataccttgcaatgctggctacaaaggtgccatgcgaacacctgttctcactttcttatttacaatgtcacctgaaacagGCAGCAGaatctcttgtaaatgtaaacaaacttgtttctcttagcaattggctgaacaagaagtaggactgagtagacttgtaggctctaaagttttacattgttttgtttttgagtgcagttatgtaacaaaaaaaaatctacatttgtaagttacactttcatgataacaaGATTGCCCTACAATACTTGTACGAGGTGAATggaaaaattctatttcttttatcatttttacagtgcaaatatttgtaataaaaatactataaagtgagcactgtacactttgtgttctgtgttgtaatagaaatcaatatatttgaaaatgtagaaaaacatccaaaaatatgtaatacgtttcaattggtattctattgtttaacaatgtgattaatttttttatcgcagttttttttttttttttagttaactgcgattaatcgacagccctagtttattctataattagattcaccaagccagtaacaagaACTTCTGTAGCACCGcactggttaaccagaagccaaacagTCCCCCTTGGCTCCCTGCCAGACAACCAACTTGAATATAGTGAGGGGTTACTGAAAACCcatttcaccatatgtgaggttctaccaatcccaaaggatcagacacttatCCTCCGATCAAAATATAATtgagatcttacccaaatatcacgctgtcagccaatccttagtaaactaacaaaagatttattaagaaaagaagagagttattgaATGGTTAAGGAATCGTCTACATACAAGTGATTTTCAGTGTTCCTACATCAGAATCATAGCAGTGATGTGTTGTCTGCTGGCTtgtaaaagtctctctggaatcatCCCAAAAGGTTAGAATTCAAATGCAGCTTAGATGTGAAGTCTGATAGTCTTTCCAGGCATTTTCCAGGGTTTTCCAAATAGTGATTTGGAAGATCTAAGTCCCATGACTTAAACTTTCCCTGTTCAAAGTTCAGCAGACTAGAGATGAAAGGATCAGCCAGAGATTTCTCTTTTTAGCTCTCTAGCAAGCCGAGAAGCCTCCCCGCAGAAATTGTCACAGCAGGGCTTTCCCCCGACGAAGAATAGGCAATGCAGGTATTTTGTGAACCACTGCTTTGAAGTTAATTTTCTCTTTCCTATACATACACAGGTAATCTAGTTACACTATAAGACAACAGCCGATCATTCGTTATAACAGAGACAGATAAGCTGAAGACAACATAAGTAATATTATTAGTTCCCTGCAGTGTCTCACATCTTTGAACTTAAGATTAACTGAACACGGCCGAGTACATAATATAAGGCAATTACAAcatgaaagggaattagcatctacaAACTAATTTGGTtacattgttaaacttctaacagGGCACAGGTACTCAAACACATTTAGCGTCTGCCCTGGATTTCTATTACTACAAATGAATGAGTTGGTGATTGCTGGTCTAGTACAtctctttgggctggtctacactggggcggggggggaatcgatctaagatacgcaacttcagctatgcgaatagcgtagctgaagttgaagtatctacGATCAAATTACGTGGAGGTccacacggcgtgggatcgacggccgcggcgcTACCGttgctcgctccggtggagttcagGAGTCGACGAGGAGCGCATTTGGGGATTgattactacccgctgatccgtcgggtagtgaagatgtaccctttgtAATTCACATATAAGTGAATTGTCCTGATACAATTGTAATGCCTCTAGTTCAGTTGTTATGGGTCATACACAGGTGAGCTGCTCTGCCAGTGTGACAATCAGCCTGGCCTGTTGGGTGAGACTCTGCTCTGACTCCCACCTGGTTTTTGGCACCGCCTACTACTTCACTGGTGCCCTTCTTTTGGCTGTGGCTGTCTGTTGAACCAGACCGAGCTGGGTGTGGCTGGACAGGTGTATGGCAAGGGAGAGATGTGAAATGGGAGACTGCAGTTCAGACCTCTCACACCAGAGGGTGCAGTGAGGTTAGCGTGTGGATCCAAAGCTCTGCGCTGAAATACTGGAGAGCTCTGGCATCTCTGTGGCAGCCAGCGTTTCTCCAgtctgtgctggggagggagactgTTGCCCCATCCCCATCTGCTGCCATGGGAAAGGGAATGTTTATTGATCAGCCGCAGTTTGTCTCCTTTACTCAGTGACCCTGTGTTGCCCGACAGCTCTGCCATCTGCCAGGTGACTCCCCAGGACTGAAATggggacatgggggggagggggggagatgttGCAGTTTAATAGTGAGATACAGTGGGAGTCCGGGGGGCTGGACTGGAATagccgggagctgcagggcagagctgaggtgggctgcagggcaggatggAGAGGGGGTACGTGCCTAATGCTTTGCCTGGCTATGGCTTGTGCTCTCGGTGCCCCCACCTTCCTGAGTGGTGAATCCAATGCTGTTGGCAAACAATGCTCTGGGCCTTGGGCTGGTGGCTGTACTGAGTCTCTGTGCTGTCCCTTTGCAGATGGGAAAGCCCTGTACCAGGTGCGCTACGAGGATGACGAAGGCCAAGGCTCGGCCTTTTATGACATGGTGGTTATTGCCACGCCGCTGCATTCCGGCAGGAGCAACATCACCTTTGAGAACTTTGACCCCCCCATCACTGATTTCCCAGGCtccttccatcccaccatcacctCCGTCGTCCACGGCTACCTCAACTCCTCCTACTTCGGCTTCCCTGACCCCAAGCTTTTCCCCTTCGCTAGCGTCCTCACCACTGACTCCCCCGACCTTTTCTTCAACGCCATGGACAACATCTGCCCCGTCAACATCTCAGGCGCCTTCCGGCGCAAGCAGCCCCAGGAGGCTGCCATCTGGCGGGTcctctcccagcagcccctggaCAAGCAACAGCTGAAGACCCTCTTCCGCTCCTACTATTCAGTCCAGGTGACGGAATGGCAGGCTTACCCCCACTATGACTCCACCAAGAGTATCCCGCCCATCATCCTCCACGACAACCTCTTCTACCTCAACAGTGTGGAGTGGGTGGCCAGCTCCATGGAAATGGCTTCCGTGGCAGCTAAGAACGTGGCGCTCCTGGCGTACAACCGGTGGTACCAGGACCTGGAGAAGATTGACCAGAAGGACTTGATGCACAAGGTGAAGACTGAACTGTGACATGAcgggggctgctggggagctggccAGGAGCCTCTTCATTTACTAGCCTGCTGAGGGTTTATCGCTGGGGGAGAGACCACTAGATTTCTGGCCAAGAGGAGGGGAGGGTCTGGCCAATGAGTTCCTTGTATGTTGTTGCCTTCAGTAACGCCGTCCCTGCACCACCCTGTGGCGCTAATGCCAGGTGCCTGCTACAGGCATCAATGCTCAGGCTTCCTCCCTACCCAGCCAgcgccggggtgggggtgggggggatgaggagggaGCCTAAGCTCGTTGCCAGGGAACTGCCAGCCAGGACCCATTTCAGATCCTAAGTTGGGCTGGGGCTGTGCATCCTTAACAATGGCCAgtgctgaggatggggtggaggtgggatgtGCAAATCCATTCTCTGGTCACTTACCTGCTAGGACTCGAGCGTGGGATCCCATGAGACTTTCAAGGGGTAAGACCTGATGATGGCAAGAGCAGATATGGGGCCTAAAATACGTGGCCACGTGCCTTGGGCCCTGACCCATATGGGGCCATGTACCATGGGCACAGATCCAGATGTGGATATGGACCTTCTAGTATGACCCAGCTATCCTATAGAGCAGTGCTGAGTCTAGACAACTGCCTGGCCCTAGCATTTCCTGTGCAGGACTCCCCTGGCTGGCAGTGCAGTCGGACTCCTGGCTCTAGCTGCTGGGGTTGTCCTCAGTCCTTGCAAGGCCAGTGCTGGACCCAACACTCAGGTCTTGGCAGGTATGTGGTTCTTCAGCTGCGACCATGTCTGTGCTGTGAGTCCGTATGACTAGTGGGTCCCTCTCAGCTTCTCACCCAGAGCTGCTCTTGCTTTGTTAACCAAGCCCATCAGCTCCCCTCTAAAcgcaggcagggcagggactggggggagcTGCCAGCTAGAGGGGCCGACGCTGCAGCAGTCACAAGGCCTGCTCACCTCCTTCTCTATACAAGCATGACGTCCAAACCCCTTTCCCAGCGCTAACCCTGACCCCTTTGGGCCTTGCTAGCCTCTCTAAGCCCATGCGTTGGGCACAGATTGAACGCACACTCAGGAAGCGCTGTAGCGGCTGGCGGTCCTTGGCAGgttccctggggcagagggaTTGATGCTAGGTTTAAGACGGGTTTTCAACCTTTCTTGAATCATGTCCCCTGaaccttaaaaaaacccaacagagtAATCTAGAGGGAACTGGGGCCATTAATACATTGATTCCAATAAAGGGGATTCTACTTGAAGTAAATCAATCCTTTGATCTGCTGTCCAACTGTGCAAAGGCTAGAAAACCTTTTCAAAGCATGTCCCTTAATATCCACCCAGTGTTCAGGGCAGTATTTCTCAGTTTCAGCATTGAAGACCCCGTATGCCCCATCACAACACGCAGTGAAATTGGGCCTGGATGCCGCTCTGTCAGACAGGGACGGCTGGGCCAGACTTCAGTGTGTGGCATTGTGACCCCATGAGTGAAGGGAAAGACTGTTGGTGCTGCCTAGAAATTTGATGTGCGGCGCCCCTTGGCTGAGAGCTGCTTGTGAGCTGAGTGAAAGCTCTCCTTGCCCAGAGCCATGTGGCCTCCCTAGTCTTAACCACCAGCCCATGGTGGCCCTGTGGCCCCGATGAGTTGAGACtgctctgctggctggctggatagGCCCTGTGGTAACAGAGATGGAAACTGGCCAGCAGCATCCCCaatggaggggggctgaggaatagttgggggggggggggaggtgatgaGTTCAGTTTTTTGGGACTAGAAGAAAAGCAGTAGCACCCCCTTCTGGCTCCTTGAGGAATTGCCAGCCCCACTGTGGGAGGGTGGCCCCTGCGCTGGGGCTGGTGCGCTGGGAAGTAAATGCCAAGGAGCCAGGTTGGTTTGGCTGAGGAGCGGTGACCAGCAGATTGTGGTGAGGGATGTGCTCTATTGTCAGCCTCCAGTGCTGTCTATGAACTACAGAGCAGGTAACCCACCAACCACAGCTCCAGCAGGGCCAAGGCACGAGGGGCCCTGCCTCCCTTCTGACCTTCCCTGTTAAAGCTCCCAAGCTGTTGAGGTTGGCGGCTTACTTGCTGTATCTACAGGAGCTGGGCTGGTTCTGGGGGGACAGTGTCTGAGGTGGGGATAGGGTGGTGACTATCACCCCTTCCTTGGGGGAGAAATACTTTCCTCAGTAGAAACAGAGGGAGCTAGTGCTCTGTACCAGGACTGCCTGGCCCGGGGCACTGGCCAAGCCTTGCcacctctttgcctcagtttccccgtgtgTACAATGGGTACCGCAATACCGGTTGTGAGGCTGAGTTGGTCAGTGTGTGTGAAGGGCTGTGGTGCTGCTGAAGGTTAGCCCAGCTCAGGCTCATCCTGCAGACACTGCCACTTGAACCAGGCCCAGCCAGATTTCGTCTGTTTTTCAGTATCCTCTCCATGAGCAGCAGGGGTAGCTGCAGGAGACCCTCTGCTCTGTGAGGGGGCAGTAGCAGGGTCAATGCCATGGTTCTGTTGATGGATGCAGCAGAGGGCGTTAGAGAGGCTGGCAAAGGGGAGATGGGCTCTGATCAGCCAGGGGAGGAGGGATTGACACTCCCACGGTGCCGAGGGGCAGTCCTGGTGTAGTGCCCAAAGACCAGCCAGGAACCAGCCCCTTCCCTGTGCTACCTGGCTCCATACCTGAACCAGGCTTGCCTGGGGTGAGAGACCAACGCTGTGCCCcacccttccactcccagctgtCTTCTGACCCCACCctcgcctgccctgctcctggggggCTACTATGCTCCATGCATAGCTGGACATGACAGCCTTCTCCAGggggtgctgcccctccccaaggGGTGATTTCTATGGTGGGCTTCCCACTCGTTAGCACGCGCTGCCCTTGGAAGGCATCAGAAGCCCTTAGGCCCTTGGCACCCAGCCAGGCTTCCTGCTCCAACCCGGACGCTGCTATTGGGTGTTCTAGTGGGGCCAGGCCCCGTCCCGGTGGCACTGAGATAAGGCACATTCCTCAGCTGGGTGCAGCCCAATGGGTGGCAGGGGCCAGGGAGTCTGGAATTTCACAGGCAGCATCTGCTGCTGGGGGCTTAGGTTCAGCAGATGTGCCCCCTCCCCAATGATCAGCTGCTGGCAGTGGCCCACAGCAGCCCTGGCTTGTGCTTTCACCAATACCTGACAGGTCAGAGAGTCGTGGAATcagctgcagggagctggggtcagggcGCATGGTACTCCCCATCAACTACCACCCTCCCTGCAGACCTGGGGTGGGTGCAGGGCTAGCCTGGCCACAGAGTGGCTCTCCTGTGCTGGCACTGCTGGGAGCTATAGGGGGAAATCGGGCCCGGAGTGGCTTCCTTTCCCGGCCTCTGCCTGAGGTGCCCATGAGGTGTTGCCTCCCTTCTGGTCATGCTGCCTGGCTGTGAGAAGGGGCGGCCCCTTGGACTCGGTGGGACAATTAGCCCGAATGGCTGTGCAGCAGTGCAAGTGTGCGGCCGCGAGCCCAGAACCGAGCGGCTGCTGAGCAAGGGGAGCAGGTGACAGGCGGCAGCCAATGGGGCTGAAGTGCTGTCTTGAGGGGCATGGGGAGTGGGAGTGGCAGTTGCCATTCACAGCTCCCAAGCCTTGCAGAAGTGGAGCCCTGCATGGCAGACATCTccatcttctctccccccctttccctccttctTCTGCTTGAGGAGCTAGCTTGGGGCTAGGGGAGTGCAGAATGGCTTTCCTTCCAGGGCCCTGCTgcaagctgcagagctggcacggCAGACGGGGCACCCCAAAGAGCAGGGCCTTGCAGCAGTTGCTCATGCTGGAGCCAGATAGGGATATGTGGGTGCAAAGGGGAAAACCATCTCTAGTCTAAGCAGCTGCCTCCTTGCTTCagattcaccaccaccaccaccaccacacacacactgcttgtgCCTTGACCACCCCTCCTTGTGGGAGAGGCTTGGTGGGCACTGGCTGGGGCCCTTGCCAAATGGATCCAGCAAGAGAAGGAGGCTGGTTAGACGGGAGTGTCCATAAACAGAGGCCGGGGGTTTGGTGCTGCCAGCATGGAGTGAGGGTGAGAGGACCCTCTTGTCCTCAGAAGATGCAGGTGCAGCCCACGGCAATGGTCTCCATGACCATCTTGTATTCCTTGTGGCACCTCTTCTTCTTCCTGCGGGTCTTGGCTCCCGAGCCCTCAGAGGGGTGGCACAGGAGCCGGCGGACGGGCAGCTTGCTGTAGATAGGGATGCTGACAATGGTGCGATCCTCCTGCATGGTGAAGGGGTTGATGCAGCCAGTGCAGAGGCACTGTGCCTCTGGGATGTCTGCTGGGATCCGCGTTGCATCGTGGTTTATACTAGAGAAGAGGGAGAGCGTGAGGCTGACAGAGCCTGTAGGGGGAGCGGGGACACGGGCCGGAGTACAGGTCACTTCCGCTCGGAGGCGCCTTGGAcgagtgtgtgtttgtgagggAGCAGTGCCAGCACACAGGGAAGGGGGAATACATGCTGCAATAATGCACACGTGGAGAAATGAGCCTGCACCGGGCTCTGCCTGTGCATGGGGGGGATGCCCATGCATGAATCAGTGGGCACCCATGTTGCAATGCCCACACATGGGGGAATAGGGTCATATAGGGCAATGGACACATGGATGCTCAGGGATGCAGATCACTCACCCAGTGCAATCACTGCCCAATGGAACAGCATCCATAAGCGTTCCCCACTTGGTTAGTGCCCATTAGGTTCCCTTCACAGCAGAGCCCTGCCCTATTCCTTTGTGGTGCTGGTGAGAGCCCTACCCTGGGAGTGCCAGTCCCCAGGGGTGCTTTGCCCTGCAGTCTCACCTGTAGGCCCATGGAGACAGACTCCTCTTATTGGACCTCCAGAGCCTCAGGTTGACCTGACACTTGCTGTCGGCAGGCTCTGAGCTGTTCCGCAGCTGGCTCACCATCTCCTGGATGCTCTGTTCGTAATCCTCCAGCAGGGTGTAGGGGCTGTCCGCCGCTGAGGCCATGGAGTTCCTCTTCAGCATGGGGTCGGGGCTGGGTGCCTGGGCCTCcggcagctggaccttgtccctAGCCGGTCCTTTCCTCTTTCCTTTCGCTCCCTTGCTTTGGTCCTTGGGTTCGGTGGTAGCAGCCCACGTgaaggagacagagagagcgCAGAAAAGAAGCTGAGAAGGAAACCAAGACAGGGCGTGACGCCAGCACTGGGAATGCTTCCTACCACCCCAtactgggctggggccagggcccagGGAAGTTGTGTTCAAAGGGAGCAATATTCTATCGTAGGAATCGCCAACCCTACCAGGGCTGGAACGTCCCAGAGGGGCATCAGTGCAGGGAGGCAGTATGGCGTCTAGTGGTAAAAACAGGCTAGGGCAGCA from Malaclemys terrapin pileata isolate rMalTer1 chromosome 8, rMalTer1.hap1, whole genome shotgun sequence carries:
- the IL17B gene encoding interleukin-17B isoform X1, with the translated sequence MLSFLNRLAHPVPVTLRRGVCESPSAMDWAPSLLLFCALSVSFTWAATTEPKDQSKGAKGKRKGPARDKVQLPEAQAPSPDPMLKRNSMASAADSPYTLLEDYEQSIQEMVSQLRNSSEPADSKCQVNLRLWRSNKRSLSPWAYSINHDATRIPADIPEAQCLCTGCINPFTMQEDRTIVSIPIYSKLPVRRLLCHPSEGSGAKTRRKKKRCHKEYKMVMETIAVGCTCIF
- the IL17B gene encoding interleukin-17B isoform X2 — protein: MLSFLNRLAHPVPVTLRRGVCESPSAMDWAPSLDQSKGAKGKRKGPARDKVQLPEAQAPSPDPMLKRNSMASAADSPYTLLEDYEQSIQEMVSQLRNSSEPADSKCQVNLRLWRSNKRSLSPWAYSINHDATRIPADIPEAQCLCTGCINPFTMQEDRTIVSIPIYSKLPVRRLLCHPSEGSGAKTRRKKKRCHKEYKMVMETIAVGCTCIF
- the PCYOX1L gene encoding prenylcysteine oxidase-like, producing MMAEPQPLFCAMWLLSAIAMGVLLAGPSSAAAGDAPPGKIAVVGAGIGGSAVAYFLQQHFGPQVQLDVYEKGSEGGRLATIIVNKQQYECGGASIHSLSLHMQDFVKLLGLKHRREVAGKSAIFSGEQFVLEETDWYLLNLFRLWWHYGISFLRLQMWVEEVMEKFMRIYKYQAHGYAFSNLEELLRSLGGETFINMTQRSVAESLLEVGVTQRFIDDVISAVLRSSYGQSVLVPAFAGAMSLAGAQGNTWAVEGGNKLVCSGLLKLTKANVIQARVTGVSLHSSDGKALYQVRYEDDEGQGSAFYDMVVIATPLHSGRSNITFENFDPPITDFPGSFHPTITSVVHGYLNSSYFGFPDPKLFPFASVLTTDSPDLFFNAMDNICPVNISGAFRRKQPQEAAIWRVLSQQPLDKQQLKTLFRSYYSVQVTEWQAYPHYDSTKSIPPIILHDNLFYLNSVEWVASSMEMASVAAKNVALLAYNRWYQDLEKIDQKDLMHKVKTEL